The sequence TGAGATTCAAATGAACTTCCTGCAAAAATCTTTAATAGTCACCGGGTTGCTTGCGCTGTGTGCCGGGTCCCCTCTGGCCCAATCAACCGCGGATCCGGTCAGAGAAGCTCAACGGCTGACGCGTGTCGCGCAGGTTGCTCAACAGCAGGGCCGCTTTGACGACGCCATTAAAGCGTATCAGACGATTACGGTCGTCGCTGCGAGTTCCCCGCGCATTGCTGCCGCAGCCCATCTGGCCGTCGGAAACGTCTACATGATGACGGGCCGGTTTCCGGAAGCTGCGACGGCTTATCGAAAGTCGATTGCCCTTGACCCTGCGTCTGCGGAAGCCTTGAACAATTTGGGGGAAGCTTTGGGCGAGCTGAAACAGTACCGGCCGGCCCTCGAAGCTTTTCAGAAAGCAGTCGCGGTCGATCAGAAGTATTTGAAAGCGCGCTACAACGTGGGCGTTACCTATGATCGCCTGCGGCAGTTCAAGTATGCGGAATTCATTTACCGGATTCTGATTCGAGATTTTCCCGAGTTCGCGTTGGCCTACGACAGTCTCGCCGTGTCGCTTTCAAAATCCGGGCGCCCGCGCGAAGCAGTTCCGTTTCACGAAAAGGCGATCGGCCTGGCGCCGAAAGACCCGTCGTTCTACTTCAACTTTTCGCTTTCCTACCTGATGCTTGGAGATACGAAAAAGGCGCAGGAGCAGCAGCAGAAACTTCGCGCGTTGGATCCGGCGATGGCTGAGCATCTGGCGATCATGATCGCCAAACGCCCGCGGTAACTGGGATGCGGCTCCCTCTCCCACTGGGAGAGGGCTGGGGTGAGGGAGCAAATCTCTAGCGGCGGCAATAAACCCACTTATCAACGCGAGGCTTCGCCTCGCGGATTGTCGTAGGTAGAAGAATCACTGATTCGGGCGTCTCGGCTCCCGTTAAGCGGAGGCGAAGCCTCGCTGGATTGGCAGGCGGGCCCGCTAAAGCTCCGCTCCCTCACCCCGGCCCTCTCCCAAAGAGAGAGGGAGAAAGAATCCTAGAAATTTCCGCCACAAGCTTCGTGCCCGCAATCGCAATCGAGCTCGATTGTGTCGCCGGTGCCTTCACAAGACGCGCTGCAGTACTTGCCGTCTTCCGGCCGTGGACACGAACAGGGCGGGTTCTTACAGGTGTTATCGTCAGCCATGATTTCTCTCCTGAAATCTATTGATGATTGGTTGGAACGAGCGCCAGAGCTTAACACATCCGGCCAACTCAACCCGAACGAGTTTGCCGCAACGCGCCCGTTTGGCTAACATCGCCCGCCACCAAAGACCAAGGGAGTGAACATGAACGCTACTGTGATGACTAAAGAAATTCCGCCACCGCTTCAGATGCTGCAACTGATTTCCGGATTTTGGGTTTCGCGTTGCCTTTACGTCGCCGCCAAGCTCGGTATTCCTGACGTGCTGAAGGACGGACCAAAGTCAGCCGGCGAGTTAGCCGCGGCCACCGGCGCGCACGCGCCGTCACTGTTTCGGGTTCTGCGCGCGCTCGCCGCCGTCGATGTGTTGACGCAAACGGGCGACCGCTTCGGCAACACGCCACTGTCAGAGACGTTGCGCAGTGACGTGGCGGGATCGCTCCGGGCTTTTGCCATGACTGAACTCGGTGAAGAGCACTATCCCGCCTGGGGCGAGCTGATGCATAGCGTGCGCACCGGCGAAATCGCGTTCGACAAGGCCTTCGGCGAACCGGTTTGGGAATTCTTTGCAAAGCATGAAGAGAACGCAAAGATTTTCAACGACGCGATGAGCGGCATGACGGCCCAGGCCGAACAAGCACTACACGCGGCCTACAGCTTTGCCGGAATTAATACCCTGCTTGATGTCGGCGGCGGTCACGGGGGATTGATTACATCGATCCTGAAGAGAAATCCGAACATGCGCGGAATTCTTTTCGACTCGCCGCAGGTGGTCGCAGGCGCAAACGCGAAGATTGCGGACTCAGGCGCCGCGGACCGATGCGAAGTTGTCGGCGGAGATTTCTTCCAGGCCGTGCCGCAAGGCGCCGACGCGATCATCATGAAGTGGATCATTCACGACTGGAACGACGAGCAGTCGATCGCCATCATGAAGAACTGTCATCGCGCGCTGCCTGAGAACGGCAAACTGATTCTGGTGGATGCAGTCGTCCCGCCCGGAGACGAAATGCACTTCGCAAAGTTCATCGACCTGAACATGCTGGTGATGACCGGCGGCCGCGAACGCACCGAAGAAGAATTTCGGCAGCTCTACGAAGCCGCCGGATTCCGCCTCACGCGCATCGTCCCGACCGAATCACCTTTCAGTGTGATTGAAGGCGTCAAAGCGTAAGAAGAGAGTGCCGGAAGCTCGATTGTGGTGAGGACACTTTTGAGAGGCTCGCGACCGTGGCCAGCGAGCTTCCGACACTGGCGAGCTTCATTCCGGCGCACCGCGAGACTTCAGAAGCTGAACAACCTCTTCCTGTCCATATCGAATGGCCATCGCCAGGACCGTGTTTCCGTCATTGTTCTTGATGGCCATGTTTGCGCCGGCGTCCAATAGCACGCGCACATGCTCAACCTCATTCGCACGCATTAAAGCCGTCCAGCCGTTGCGGTTCACCGCGTCAACTTCGGCGCCCGCGTCAATTAACGCCTTGATTCCTTCCGGCGTACTGTATTCAGCGGCAAACATCAACGCGGTTGTATCGTCATCTTTTGCATTTGCCTCTGCTCCAAGTTTGAGCAAGAACTTGAGTGTGCGGGCATCGCCGTGCCGGGCAGTAAGAACCAAAGCTGAATTCAAATCGCTCTGGCCCAAATCAACCGCCGCGCCTGCATCGATCAGGAGCCGTAGGTTCTCGCCACGGCCTTCGCGCGCCGCAATCAACAACGCCGACGCGCCTTCATCGTTCGCTCGATCCAGCGGTACGCCGCGTTTGACGAAATATCTAAGAACGTCAGCGTCCTGATTTTCCGCCGCGTTCATCAGGACGGTAATGCCGTGGTTGTCCCTATCGTCCGCCTTTGCTCCTGCGGCAATCAATTCCTTCACGACCGCGAGATTACTTGAGCGAACCAGCTTCATGAGTACACTACGGCCCGAATTGTCGCGAGCTTTAACATCGCAGCCCATTTCGATCAGCTTCTGGACAAACTCGACCGGCGCCGCGTTTCGCAAATGCATCAGCGGCGTTTCCCCTTCCTGGTTCGCGCTGTTCGGACTGGCGCCCGCTGAGATCAGAATGTTCACCATAGTGAGATTGCCATTCGCAATCGCGTAGGCGAGTGCGCTGGTGCCAGTTGCTTTGTCGCTCGCGTTGATGTCGATGGTGCCGGGAATATGCTCGACAAGTGCTGCCAGGTCATCATTGAAGGCAGCTTTAATTAGAGGATCAGCCGGTTGGCTTATGCGGATTCCTCCCATTGTGACGGTTTCGAACTGGCGTTCTTCCATTACAATCTGCACTTCTTCCAGAATCTGAGGAACCTCGACGGCAAGATCCACGGTCTTGGTGGATGCGGCCGGCAGTTCGATCTCAATCGGCTCTTTTGGAGCAAAACTTGCCGCGTCAACAATCAACGTGTACTGCCCGGGTTCGAGCAGCGAGAATTTGTACGAACCATCTTCGCCGGTCACGCAAACGAAGGCTGCGCCGCTTCCTTTCCTGGACAGAATCACACTGGCTCCCATGACGACTGCTCCGTTTGGATCTCTGACGGTGCCGGCAATGGTGGCTTCGTGCGCGATCGGTAAGGCGACCGCCGTTGCCACGGGTGTTTGGCGCGGGCTTTCAAAACCGGTTCCCGACTGTGACTGTACCGCGCTCGACAAGGTGAGCGTCGCGCTGAAAGCTCCGGCCGCAATTCGCGAGGCGCGCCGGGCGATCTGATGCACTTTGCGCGGAAGCTGCTTCGTCAGCAGACGTCCGCCAGGACTCGTCACAAAACGCACGCATAGTCGTCCTTCGGCACGCTCGACAAGACGCATCGCTTCGGGTCTGGTCAAAGCAGAAAGATTGGTGACGTCGAGTTTGCAGTGCTCGCAAAATCGCACCCGATCGTTACCGATCATTGAATCCCAATCGGCGTCGCAAGGCGCAGGAATATTTATTCGATCGAAAGAATGGATTGACTGTGGCATAGCTACGCTCCTTCAACGCTCGACAGCTCACGCAATCGAATTGGGTTGAACCTGGGGAGAGGCTCCTTGTCTTAATGCAGACTTAGACCTTCAACCGGACATTTCTGTTCCGGCATTTAGCTTGCCCTTGAAAAATAAACGAACCTGAGGAGGCGTTCGGACTTGCGCAATCACGAGCCTGGAGAGTCGCAACGGATTGTCGCTGAGATGCGCAGCCGTTCGCTCTGGGTTGTTAGCGAAGAAAAGAAATTTGGAGGGCCATGCGAAAAATTGTAGCGGCGAGGTGCAGAAATGAAAACTTGGAATTCGATTCGAGCAAGAATGAGTTTGTGCATCAAGGTGAGCATGCGCGTGTGCGCACCGAACTAAAGTGCGCGTGCGATTTGCGCCGCCACCCGCGCGTTGTTTTCCAGCAAAGCAATATTCGCACGCAAGGTCGCGCCCGCGCTTTGCTCAGCCATGCGCGCCAGCAGAAACGGCGTGAGATCGCGACCCGCGACTTGCTCACGTTCCGCTTCCGCCAAAGACTCGTCGAGTACGCGCTGCAAAAGATCCGCGTCTACTTCTGCTGCGGCGGGAACCGGCACTGTCACGAGCAATGCTGATTCCATCCCGAGTTCTCGCTGCGCGTTGAAAATCTCGACCACTTCCTCTGGCGAATCGCAGCGCGCATCAACCGGCAAGCCACTGCGACGCGAATAGAAGGCCGGCAGATCATCGCATTCGTAACCGACGACTGTGACGCTGTGCGTTTCCAGCCACTCGCGCGTCGCCGGCAAATCCAAAACAATCTTTGCGCCCGAGCAAACGACAATCATTGGCGTGCGCGCCAGCTCCGGCAGATCCGCGGACACATCCGACAGCGAACCACGATGGACGCCGCCAATACCGCCGGTCGCGAAGACGCGAATGCCGGCTCGGTGAGCAATCCACATAGTTGACGCAACAGTCGTCGCTCCATTCCACCGGCGCGCCACGGCGATGGGGAGATCGCGCGTGCTGACTTTCTTCACGCCACCTGCAGTGGCGATCAGTTCGCGTTGCGCGGCATCTAATCCGATGCACAGCTTTCCGTCAATTACGGCAATCGTTGCCGGAACACCGGCTTCCGCACGCACAATCTCTTCCAGACGAAGCGCCGTCTCCAGGTTCTGCGGCCGCGGCAGGCCGTGCGCGATGACGGTGGACTCGAGCGCGACGACGGGATTGTTCGCGGTAAGCGCTGCCTTTGCCTCCGCGGCAATCTTGATTAAGTCAGAACGCATTAGCTGGATAGGTTAGAGTCGGGCTACTGCCCGACCGATGGCGGGCGGTAGCCCGTCTCTAAACGGTATTATTCGGTAACAAGAACACTAATTCTTGCGCAGTGAGAACACGGTTCCGCCGCCGTTGCGCTTTGCCCACGATACATCGGCATCAATCATGCTGGCGCGCGTGCGAATGTTGGCCACACCCCGGCCGGAATTCTTGCGCGCGTCCGCTTCATCATAGCCGCGCCCGTCATCTTCGATTTGCAACTCGAACTGATTGCCGGGCGCGATGCCGGCGCTCATCTTCACCCGCTTCGCGTTAGCGTGACGGCAGATATTGCTCAAAGCTTCCTGTGCGATTCGATAAACCTGGATCTGGGTGCTCTGCGACAGCTGAAGTTTTTCCTCGATCGCGTCGTCACAAACAAAATCGTATTCAAACTTACATTCAGGCGCCGCTTGCTCAACCGCATGCGCGAGCGCGAACTGCAACGCCGCCGACAAACCGACATTTTCGAGTGCCGATGGACTCAGATCTTCGCAGATGCGCCGCACCTCGTGTGAAATCGATTCAATCTCCGCGCGCAAAGCATTTGGAGCTGAGGGCGCTCGATTCGGACGCGCCGTCGCGGCGTTCAACGGTATCTGATCGACGAGCAACGCGAGATGGCGCAAATCCGCCAGGGTCTGATCGTGGAGATCGCGCGCGATGCGACGCCGCTCAGCTTCCGTTTCGTTCGCGAGTCGCAGGCGCGCGTCCGCCAGCTCGCGATTGGCTCCGGCGAGTTCCGCACTCGTCCGATGAATGCGCCGGTTCTGCACGTAACCCCACACGAGGGCAATCAGCGCCAGCAGCAAGAGAACTCCGAGCGCCGTCGAGGTCCAGGGGAATGGCGCGCGCGCGACGGTAAATTCAAACGAGAGGGGAAGGGCCGGCGTCAGATCTTTCGTGAATGCGCGCGCGACTACTTTGTACTTGCCTGCGCTCAGCTGCTCCATAGGAAATTGTGAGTCCTGCGAAAGCTTCTGGCGGATAATTTTTCCCGTGTTGTCGTAC is a genomic window of Pyrinomonadaceae bacterium containing:
- a CDS encoding methyltransferase translates to MNATVMTKEIPPPLQMLQLISGFWVSRCLYVAAKLGIPDVLKDGPKSAGELAAATGAHAPSLFRVLRALAAVDVLTQTGDRFGNTPLSETLRSDVAGSLRAFAMTELGEEHYPAWGELMHSVRTGEIAFDKAFGEPVWEFFAKHEENAKIFNDAMSGMTAQAEQALHAAYSFAGINTLLDVGGGHGGLITSILKRNPNMRGILFDSPQVVAGANAKIADSGAADRCEVVGGDFFQAVPQGADAIIMKWIIHDWNDEQSIAIMKNCHRALPENGKLILVDAVVPPGDEMHFAKFIDLNMLVMTGGRERTEEEFRQLYEAAGFRLTRIVPTESPFSVIEGVKA
- a CDS encoding pseudouridine-5'-phosphate glycosidase is translated as MRSDLIKIAAEAKAALTANNPVVALESTVIAHGLPRPQNLETALRLEEIVRAEAGVPATIAVIDGKLCIGLDAAQRELIATAGGVKKVSTRDLPIAVARRWNGATTVASTMWIAHRAGIRVFATGGIGGVHRGSLSDVSADLPELARTPMIVVCSGAKIVLDLPATREWLETHSVTVVGYECDDLPAFYSRRSGLPVDARCDSPEEVVEIFNAQRELGMESALLVTVPVPAAAEVDADLLQRVLDESLAEAEREQVAGRDLTPFLLARMAEQSAGATLRANIALLENNARVAAQIARAL
- a CDS encoding ankyrin repeat domain-containing protein is translated as MPQSIHSFDRINIPAPCDADWDSMIGNDRVRFCEHCKLDVTNLSALTRPEAMRLVERAEGRLCVRFVTSPGGRLLTKQLPRKVHQIARRASRIAAGAFSATLTLSSAVQSQSGTGFESPRQTPVATAVALPIAHEATIAGTVRDPNGAVVMGASVILSRKGSGAAFVCVTGEDGSYKFSLLEPGQYTLIVDAASFAPKEPIEIELPAASTKTVDLAVEVPQILEEVQIVMEERQFETVTMGGIRISQPADPLIKAAFNDDLAALVEHIPGTIDINASDKATGTSALAYAIANGNLTMVNILISAGASPNSANQEGETPLMHLRNAAPVEFVQKLIEMGCDVKARDNSGRSVLMKLVRSSNLAVVKELIAAGAKADDRDNHGITVLMNAAENQDADVLRYFVKRGVPLDRANDEGASALLIAAREGRGENLRLLIDAGAAVDLGQSDLNSALVLTARHGDARTLKFLLKLGAEANAKDDDTTALMFAAEYSTPEGIKALIDAGAEVDAVNRNGWTALMRANEVEHVRVLLDAGANMAIKNNDGNTVLAMAIRYGQEEVVQLLKSRGAPE
- a CDS encoding tetratricopeptide repeat protein codes for the protein MNFLQKSLIVTGLLALCAGSPLAQSTADPVREAQRLTRVAQVAQQQGRFDDAIKAYQTITVVAASSPRIAAAAHLAVGNVYMMTGRFPEAATAYRKSIALDPASAEALNNLGEALGELKQYRPALEAFQKAVAVDQKYLKARYNVGVTYDRLRQFKYAEFIYRILIRDFPEFALAYDSLAVSLSKSGRPREAVPFHEKAIGLAPKDPSFYFNFSLSYLMLGDTKKAQEQQQKLRALDPAMAEHLAIMIAKRPR